GGGCAGGCGATGTTGTTGCCGCCGTTTCCGACCCGTTCGGGCAAAGCGATACCGAGGTGCTGGCAAAGCAGGATGGCCTGATCATTGGCCGCACCAATTTGCCCATCGTCAATCAGGGTGATGCGCTGTTTCACGTTGCGACCATCAAGCGCCCGGCAGAATTGCAGGAACGCATGGATGCCATCGAAACGCATCTTCAGTCTGATCCGCTGCTGGATGAAGACGAAATCATTTAAACCATGTGCCCAATTTCCGTATGATAACGGGCAAGTCACTGGCGCAGGGCGCTAGGCAATGTTATAGCAGGGTTCATGGAAACAATTACAAAAACTGAAGAACTTCGCGTTCTGTGTGAAAAGCTGCGGCAATATGATTATGTGACGGTCGATACCGAATTTATGCGGGATTCGACCTATTGGCCGCAATTATGCCTGGTGCAGCTTTGCAGCCCGGATGCTGCCGATACCGGTGCCGCCGTGGACCCGCTGGCCGAAGGCATTGACCTGACCCCGCTTTTCGAACTGATGCAGGATGAAAGCGTGATCAAGGTGTTTCACGCTGCCCGCCAGGATATCGAAATTTTCGTTCATCTGAATGGCAAGGTGCCGCATCCGGTATTTGATACCCAGGTGGCGGCCATGGTTCTGGGCTTTGGCGACCAGGTTGGTTATGAAACGCTGGTCAACAAGGTGGCGCGTAAAAACATTGATAAATCAATGCGCTTTACCGACTGGTCGCGCCGGCCGCTTTCAACCAAACAGCTTAGCTATGCCCTTTCGGACGTAACGCATCTGCGCACCATTTACGAAGACTTCCACGAACGGCTGGCCGCCAATGACCGTGCGCCGTGGCTGTTTGAGGAAATGGAACGTCTGACCGATCCCGGCATTTATACCGTTGACCCGGCAGAGGCCTGGTTACGCCTTAAAACCCGGTCCAACAGCCCGAAATTTCTGGCCGTTGCCAAGGCACTGGGTGAATGGCGCGAAACCGAGGCGCAGCGCAAAAACCTGCCGCGCAACCGTATCTTGCGGGACGATACCCTGCTTGATATTGCCGCCCGTCAGCCGCAAAACGACAAGGACCTGGATAAAACCCGGGGTGTTGGCCGTAATTTTGGTGCCAGCAAACAGGGCATGGCGATTATTGAAGCCATCCAGAACGCCCTGGCGCAGCCACAGGAAACGTGGCCGCAGCCCAAGGCCCGCACCGAACTTCCCGCTGGTATCGGCCCGACGGTAGAGCTTTTGAAAGTTCTGCTGAAGCTGTGCAGCGAAGAAAAGGGTGTTGCCCAGCGACTGGTCGCATCAAGCGATGATTTGCAAAACATTGCCGCCGATGACAATGCCGATGTCGCCGCCCTGCATGGCTGGCGTCGCGAGCTTTTTGGCCAATATGCCCTGCGTTTGAAACACGGGCAGATTGCGCTGAAGCTTGAAAAAGGTGAAGTCGCACTGGTCGAGCTTGAGCAGAATTCCTGATAATTACCGGCACGGGTTGCATGCAGCCGGATTGCCAAATGATCAAAGACCCCGCCAGCCTGGCGGGGTTTTGCTTTTTGATATTATCGGCGTTTACATGGTATCGCGGCTTACACGGTGGGAACGGTGCCGCCATCAATGGTGTAATCGGCACCATGGATGGACATCGCCCGGTTTGACACCAGAAAAGCAGCCAGTTCGGCGACTTCATCGGGGCGGCCGGGGCGACCAATGGGAATGCCGCCCAGTGACTGCATCAGCTTTTCGCGGGCTTCATCAGCACTGCATCCATCCTGCGTGGCAAGGCGGTTGATCAGGTTGGTGGCGGCGGTGGTTTCGATAAAGCCCGGCGAAATCGTATTTACGCGAATGCCTTTTGGCCCCATTTCCTTTGCCAGTCCCTTGCTATAGGTGCTAAGTGCGGCCTTGGCGCTGGCATAGGCAAGGGTGGCCTCAAACAGGGGCAGGCGGCGCTGGATGGATGAAATATGCAGGATAACGCCATTCTGGCGGTCGATCATGCCGGGCAGAAAACCGCGATCCAGGCGCACCGCGGCCATCAGGTTGGTGTTCAGGGTATAGGCCCAGTCATCATCCGACAGGCCCAACGCCCCGCCACCGGGCGCGATAGACCCGCCAACATTATTGATCAGAATATCAATGCCGCCCAGTTCAGCCATTACGGTATCGACGATTTCGGCTGTGCCTTCGGCGGTTGAAATATCGGCCGAAATAAACAGGCCGGGATGATCGATTGGGGCGCTGCGTGCCGTGCTGGCAACCGTGGCCCCGGCATGATGCAGGCGATGTAAAATGGCCTGGCCCATGCCTTTGGTCCCGCCGGTTACCAGAACACGGCGATTTTTGAATTCGGTCTGGTCAATTTCAAAGGGGGCTTTGTGCATTATTCGATCTCCAGCCCGGAAATTTTGCCGTTTTGCAGGGTGAAAAGATAACCCAGCGTAACAGGGGACCCTTTGAAATTGCCCGAAACCCGCGCCGTGACAGAGATTTTCCCTGCTGTCATGGTTGCAAGTGATGCCGCAGCCGGGGCATCGGCCGAGACGGGTGTGGCATCGATCATTTCGTGGATGGCATCGGTGCTGCCAACGGCGTGCGATATCCATTTTTCGATGGCTTCATGACCATCGATATTCTGTTTTTCATCATAAACATGGGCATCATCGGTAAAGCAGCGGGTGACAGATGCCCAGTCCCGGCTATTGCAATGGTCAAAAAAGCCGTGCAGTGACGGCGGAAGTGCGATTGACATGGTTCATACCTTGCAGCGTGAAGGCGCGCGGGAAGCACGCCGTTATTGTTGTTGGTGCAGGCTGCCGGTATGATGAAAAAAGGACAAGAACCGACAAAAAAGTAAGGTACTTACCCATGAGTAAGAAATGGGGTTTTGGGGCCGATACGCCCGCCGCCGGTGTCGAAGAAATTTTGAAAATGCTGGAAGGCCGATGGAAACTGGTGATTTTGTTTCACCTTTTTGGCGGGCAGGTAAAGCGATTCTCGGAACTGGAACGGGCGATTGATGGCATTTCGCAAAAAATGCTGATCCAGCAGCTTCGCCAGATGGAGGCTGACGGCATTGTGCGCCGTATTGTGTATCACCAGGTGCCGCCCAAGGTGGAATATTGCCTGACAGACTGGGGGCAATCCCTGTGCCCGGCACTGGATGCCCTGTTGAAATGGGCGGATCTGAGGCCGCTGCCCGCACCCACCGGTGAAATGGCGGACAACTGATTAAGGACCAAGGGCTTTGGTCAGGCAAAGGCACCACGACGCATGGCGGAAAATGAAAAAGGCGGGCGCATCATTGGCACCCGCCTTTTTTGCTGTCGCGAAATGCGAACAGATGGGGATCGTTATTTCTGTGCCAGGGCGTCGGTCAGGAAGGCCTCGACCGTTTGGGGCTGGCGGCCCAGAATGTTCGCAGCATCGGCGCTGACATCGTCGTAATCACCGTTTTTCGCCGCAACATACAGGCCGGAAATGGCGATAACCGCGTGTTCCGGCAGGCCAACATTGCGCAAAATGCCTTGATAGACTTCATCAGGCAGGTCAGCGAAGCTGATATCCTTGCCAGTAACCTTGCCGATGATGGCTGCAATTTCGGCATGGGTGATGGCCTTGGTCCCCGTCAGGTCATAGGTTTTGTTGACATGGTTTTCCGGGTTGGCAAGGACGATGGCGGCAATTTCAGCCAGGTTGCTGCGGCTGATATAGGTGATGCCGGCATCTGCGGCCGGGGCGGCATACTGCCCGGTTTCCATGGCATGGGGCACGCCACCCAACAGCAGGTCAGCATAAAAGCTGTTGCGCAGGATGGTGTAATTCAGGCCGCTTTGGGCGATGAATTGTTCGGTATCGGCATGGATCGCCGAATAGGTAAAGGCACTGTCGGCGCGCGGGTCAATGACGCTGGTGTAAATTACATGTTTGACCCCGGCATTTTTGGCAGCCGTAATGGCGTTGCGGTGCTGTCGGATACGGGTTTCGTTATCGGCCTCGGCCGAAACGATCAGGGCGGTATCAATACCGGCAAATGCCTGTTCCATCAGGGCCTGGTCGTCAAAGTCACCTTTGCGAACTTCAACGCCTTTGGCGGCAATAGCATCGGCCTTTTCGGGGTGGCGGGTGCTTACCGCGATGTCGCTGGCAGCAAGGCGGGTCAGGGCATGGTCAAGGGCGAGGGCACCAAAGTTGCCAGTAACGCCGGTAATCAGTTTTTTCATCTTCATTCTCCGAATTTCTGCGGGTTACCGCGTGATTGGCGGTGATCCTGCCGGGAAAATGGCATATGATCAATTCGATGGAATGAATGGAAATCATGCATGAAATTCGATGAATTAGATCTGGATTTTCGGCTGCTGCAGTTGTTCATAACAATTTATGATCAGGGATCTGTCACCGCAGCGGCGGCATTGCTGGGGGTGGGGCAGCCCACGGTCAGCCACGGGCTGGAACGGCTGCGCAAAATTGTGGGTGATCCGCTGTTTGTGCGCGCCGGACGCGGGATTATTCCAACCGCCCATGCCTGTGAAATGGCCCCGCGCATTCGCCAGATGATCGAGGAAATGCGCAGCCTGACGCGCGCCAACGCCTTTGACCCGCATAACCCGGAACACAGCCTTCATTGTTCGATTGGCGCCAATGATTACGAAGTCACGGTGATTTTATCGGTGCTGTTTCACCGCCTGCAGGATTATGAAGCCGATATTGCCTTTAAAATTCGTCCGGTTCGCAGCGGGCAGGAACAGGTGGCGAAATTGCGTGACGGATCGTTTGATTTAACCGTTGCCGCCGATTATGGCGGGGATGCCAGCGACATTATCCAGCGCGCCCTGCTTGATGAAGAAATGCATTGTTATTACGACCCGGCCTTTCATACCGTGCCGCCCGATACGCTGGATGTTTATTGTGCGGCGTCCCATGCGCGCATTGTCTTTGGCGATGATGACAGTGCCGCAATTGACGAGGAACTGGCAAAAATGGGCCGCCGCCGCCGCACGGTTTTGCAGGTGTCGTCCTTTGACAATATCCCGCGCCTGATTGCAGGAACACCGGTCATCACAACATTGCCCACCCGCCTGGCCGGGACAGTGATGGCGGGGTTGGCAACCTGCCGCTGCCCGGTTTCATTGCCGTCGGTGCGGTTTTACCAAAGCTGGCATGTGCGCAATGCGGCATCACAGGGGCATCGCTGGCTGCGGGATCAGATATTTCAGATCGCCCGATCTATTGAATGCCAGGAAGGCAAGGCCGAAAGCTAACTACCATTGGCAGTTGCTGATGGCTGGTTGCTGGTGGTTAAGCGATGGGGGGGCGTGCTGGTCGTTCAGATCAGCGCCTTGCGGGCTACATCCCAGTGCGGGCATTTGCCATCGGCCGTAATTTTTACGCCGCCAACCCAGCGGGTGCCGCAATAGGATGCGAAAAAGCGCTGGTTTCCCCGCATTGTTTCGGTGCCGGTCTTGGTGATGGTCAGGGTGCGCTCTGCCCAGGGCAGTTTGCTGTCATCAATCTCAAACAGGGCTTCGCTGCCGGGGGCGATGGTCGTCATGTCCTCTAACACATGCCAGAACATCAGATCGCCTAGGAAAGGAAGGGGTTCCTTATCGCGCATCAGGCGACCAAAAACACGACCAGCCGTAAGCGGTCCGGCTTCATCAAGAATTTCAAGAACCAGTTGCTGGGTCAGGGACAGGTCATTGTCGCTGGCGGGCAATTCGGCAAGATGGCGTTGCAGGGCCTTTGCCATCAGGGCAATCGGGCGGGTGGCCGATGCCGATTTGGCAAACAGGGCCAGTTCAGCCGGGTCCGAAGCACGTACAGCCTTCCAGACCTTGCGGCCCAGTTCATAGTGGGAATCGCCCACAAGGGTGCGGGTATTTTCCCATGCCCAGCGCAGCTGATCGGGGGCAAGCTGGCCCAGACCGGTGAATTTGCCAACATCAGGCACGGAATTAATGCAGATCAGTTCGATTTTGCCTGGCAGGCGAAGTGCGCCGAAAAAGTCCAGCAGGAAGGCCAGAATAAGCTGATCGTAGCTGTCATGTTCAAACCACAGCACGATATGGCGATAATCGCCAGCGGCCATCAGGGCGCTATATTCAGCATGCTGTCGGTTTTGGGTTTCATCGATATTAAGGCCATAGGCATCGGCGATGAAATCAGCACGGGTCTGCATTAAAACGGGCAGGGGCAGTTCCGGCACCGGCCCCTGGCAGAACGGGTCGGAAAATTCCTGAAAATGGCCCCGAAAACCGGCCAGTTCCAGGGTATTGCGAATATCGGACCCACAGCGGATATGCAGGGTGCCGGGCGTATCGGGCACGGTTAACCAGCCGGTCGCCAGTTGCTGTTCGGTCAGCACCATCTGGTCGATATGGGTTTTCATTTCCGGCCAGCTGATAAAGCCGTGTTCGCGCGCCAGAATTTGCTGGGCATCGGAAACTTTAAGATCGGCGGCCTTGCGATTGGCCCCTTTGGGATGGTGTTCGCGCAGGCGCTTGCGGGCGTCGGCCTCGTCAGCGCGCAATGACTTTAACAGGGTGCGGGACTGCTTTTTAAGTGCATCGATATTCAGGACACCGCGGGAAATTTTTTCATTTACCGTTTTCGTGCCAGTCATTTCGTTGCGATCCCCATTAAAGGCCATGATGTTGTGCGATGCTCACAGCCTGCTTTGGATACAAGCGGGCGGTATTATCCACCCCATATTGTATACAGAATCAAACCGTGAGCTTCCCCCATATCAGGTTGCATCAACAATTTCTATTTTACTGTCACATTCCATCAATTTTGCCAGCTTGGACAGGCGCTGATCGACGACTTCACCGTTAAGATCGCCAATCTTGCGATGAAGGCGCAGGATCAGGGTTTTGTCATCCAGCACCAGTTCGCTATGCGGCAGGATGCCTTCAACACCGCCCGAAAGGGTGTGGCCCAGCCGGATGGCATGACCAAACAGGCGGCCGCTTTTGCGGGTGTCTTCGTCAAGCAGGCGGTCAAAGGCCGCATCACCCCGGAAATTGCCGGTATAGCGCGAACCGATGGTATAGGCGAGGAAGACGCGGTCCACATGGCTCAGGTCAAGATAGGGATGGCGCACCACGCGGTTATAGCTTTGTTCGGCGCGGTAATCGGGGTGGTCGTTCCAGCCGATATCACCAATGATGCAGGCCGCCAGACGCAGGCGGCGCAGATTGGCGGGCTGGTCACGGAAGATGGGATCGGTCCAGCGGTAAAGTTCTTCGCCATGCTGGTGGAAACGTTCGCTGTCCTCGGCAAAGCTGAGGCAGGTTTCAAGCAGCGGGTCGCGATCGCGGACTTCCTGGGGCAGGGCTTCAAACATCCAGCCTTCACGCAGGCCATGGCCGGAAAAGATAACTTCCCTGGCCTTCATGCGGTTGATCAGATGATGCATGACCAGGGCTGCATGGGGCAGGCTGTCGGTTCGGCGTTTGGAAACACCGCCGATTTTTTCCAGCGACGCCCGGCTTTGCTGGGAAATGATTTTGGTCAGGTCAGCGATTTCGCCAAAGGGCATGGTCATGTTATGCACGACCGAAATGGGGTAGTTTTCCTGCGCGATATAAAGTTTGGCTATCGAACGCCAGGAACCACCAACGGCATAAAGCGGCAGTTTTTGATGTTCGGTAAGCCAGGGCACGCTATCAAGGTGGCGGTTGACCTCGTTTTCAAGGGCGTCGCGCTGGCTGCCAAAAACGGTATGCAGGCGCATGGCCCCCAGCGGCAGGCTGACACGTTCCTGGATTTGCCCCTGATCAAGCAGCACCAGTTCAAGCGAGCCACCCCCGATATCCCCCATGATGCCGGTGGCATGCGGATCACCCGAAATAATGCCAAGGCCCGACAGGCGGGCTTCTTCAAGGCCATCAATGATTTTGACCGTCAGGCCGGTTTCATCGAAAACGCGACGACAGAAATAATCACCATCGCTGGCGGCGCGCACGGCAGCGGTTGCCAGCACGTCGACGCGCGAAATTTTCATGGCCAGCAAAAGGGTGGCAAAACGGCGCAGCGCACCGATTGCCATTTCAACCCCTTCGGCGTTCAGTTTACCCGATCCATCAGGGTCACGGCCCAGACCGCACATGACCTTTTCGTTGAAAATGGGCGCAGGGGCGCGCGTTTGACCATCAAAAACGACAAGCCGGACAGAGTTCGACCCGACATCAATGATGGCAATGCGCTTGGAGACCCTTTGATCGGTAAGCATATGGCTGAAAATACCTGGTTATTATTCGTCGAGAACCAGCACCGGCACAGAAGACACGCTGTCTTCATCAAGGGCACTGCCCCGGCCCGAAAGGGACGGGTTGGTCATGAAATAGTCGTGGGCCGAAAACGCATCCTTGCCCGCTTCGCAGCGTTCATAGGACCCGTCAGGTTGCAGATACCAGCTTTGGGCGGTGTCCTTCAAATTCGCAATCATGATTTGTTCGATGATCTGGCGATGGCAAGTGGGATTTTCAATTGGCACCAGACATTCGACACGGCGATTGAGATTGCGCGGCATCCAGTCGGCCGATGAAATGAAAGCCTTGGCCTTGCGCGATGGCAGTTTTGCGCCATTGGC
The window above is part of the Thalassospira marina genome. Proteins encoded here:
- a CDS encoding nuclear transport factor 2 family protein, with the protein product MSIALPPSLHGFFDHCNSRDWASVTRCFTDDAHVYDEKQNIDGHEAIEKWISHAVGSTDAIHEMIDATPVSADAPAAASLATMTAGKISVTARVSGNFKGSPVTLGYLFTLQNGKISGLEIE
- a CDS encoding SDR family oxidoreductase; translation: MKKLITGVTGNFGALALDHALTRLAASDIAVSTRHPEKADAIAAKGVEVRKGDFDDQALMEQAFAGIDTALIVSAEADNETRIRQHRNAITAAKNAGVKHVIYTSVIDPRADSAFTYSAIHADTEQFIAQSGLNYTILRNSFYADLLLGGVPHAMETGQYAAPAADAGITYISRSNLAEIAAIVLANPENHVNKTYDLTGTKAITHAEIAAIIGKVTGKDISFADLPDEVYQGILRNVGLPEHAVIAISGLYVAAKNGDYDDVSADAANILGRQPQTVEAFLTDALAQK
- a CDS encoding SDR family oxidoreductase; protein product: MHKAPFEIDQTEFKNRRVLVTGGTKGMGQAILHRLHHAGATVASTARSAPIDHPGLFISADISTAEGTAEIVDTVMAELGGIDILINNVGGSIAPGGGALGLSDDDWAYTLNTNLMAAVRLDRGFLPGMIDRQNGVILHISSIQRRLPLFEATLAYASAKAALSTYSKGLAKEMGPKGIRVNTISPGFIETTAATNLINRLATQDGCSADEAREKLMQSLGGIPIGRPGRPDEVAELAAFLVSNRAMSIHGADYTIDGGTVPTV
- a CDS encoding Ppx/GppA family phosphatase, which translates into the protein MLTDQRVSKRIAIIDVGSNSVRLVVFDGQTRAPAPIFNEKVMCGLGRDPDGSGKLNAEGVEMAIGALRRFATLLLAMKISRVDVLATAAVRAASDGDYFCRRVFDETGLTVKIIDGLEEARLSGLGIISGDPHATGIMGDIGGGSLELVLLDQGQIQERVSLPLGAMRLHTVFGSQRDALENEVNRHLDSVPWLTEHQKLPLYAVGGSWRSIAKLYIAQENYPISVVHNMTMPFGEIADLTKIISQQSRASLEKIGGVSKRRTDSLPHAALVMHHLINRMKAREVIFSGHGLREGWMFEALPQEVRDRDPLLETCLSFAEDSERFHQHGEELYRWTDPIFRDQPANLRRLRLAACIIGDIGWNDHPDYRAEQSYNRVVRHPYLDLSHVDRVFLAYTIGSRYTGNFRGDAAFDRLLDEDTRKSGRLFGHAIRLGHTLSGGVEGILPHSELVLDDKTLILRLHRKIGDLNGEVVDQRLSKLAKLMECDSKIEIVDAT
- a CDS encoding winged helix-turn-helix transcriptional regulator, which gives rise to MSKKWGFGADTPAAGVEEILKMLEGRWKLVILFHLFGGQVKRFSELERAIDGISQKMLIQQLRQMEADGIVRRIVYHQVPPKVEYCLTDWGQSLCPALDALLKWADLRPLPAPTGEMADN
- the rnd gene encoding ribonuclease D translates to METITKTEELRVLCEKLRQYDYVTVDTEFMRDSTYWPQLCLVQLCSPDAADTGAAVDPLAEGIDLTPLFELMQDESVIKVFHAARQDIEIFVHLNGKVPHPVFDTQVAAMVLGFGDQVGYETLVNKVARKNIDKSMRFTDWSRRPLSTKQLSYALSDVTHLRTIYEDFHERLAANDRAPWLFEEMERLTDPGIYTVDPAEAWLRLKTRSNSPKFLAVAKALGEWRETEAQRKNLPRNRILRDDTLLDIAARQPQNDKDLDKTRGVGRNFGASKQGMAIIEAIQNALAQPQETWPQPKARTELPAGIGPTVELLKVLLKLCSEEKGVAQRLVASSDDLQNIAADDNADVAALHGWRRELFGQYALRLKHGQIALKLEKGEVALVELEQNS
- a CDS encoding DUF1835 domain-containing protein, producing the protein MTGTKTVNEKISRGVLNIDALKKQSRTLLKSLRADEADARKRLREHHPKGANRKAADLKVSDAQQILAREHGFISWPEMKTHIDQMVLTEQQLATGWLTVPDTPGTLHIRCGSDIRNTLELAGFRGHFQEFSDPFCQGPVPELPLPVLMQTRADFIADAYGLNIDETQNRQHAEYSALMAAGDYRHIVLWFEHDSYDQLILAFLLDFFGALRLPGKIELICINSVPDVGKFTGLGQLAPDQLRWAWENTRTLVGDSHYELGRKVWKAVRASDPAELALFAKSASATRPIALMAKALQRHLAELPASDNDLSLTQQLVLEILDEAGPLTAGRVFGRLMRDKEPLPFLGDLMFWHVLEDMTTIAPGSEALFEIDDSKLPWAERTLTITKTGTETMRGNQRFFASYCGTRWVGGVKITADGKCPHWDVARKALI
- a CDS encoding LysR family transcriptional regulator, with the translated sequence MKFDELDLDFRLLQLFITIYDQGSVTAAAALLGVGQPTVSHGLERLRKIVGDPLFVRAGRGIIPTAHACEMAPRIRQMIEEMRSLTRANAFDPHNPEHSLHCSIGANDYEVTVILSVLFHRLQDYEADIAFKIRPVRSGQEQVAKLRDGSFDLTVAADYGGDASDIIQRALLDEEMHCYYDPAFHTVPPDTLDVYCAASHARIVFGDDDSAAIDEELAKMGRRRRTVLQVSSFDNIPRLIAGTPVITTLPTRLAGTVMAGLATCRCPVSLPSVRFYQSWHVRNAASQGHRWLRDQIFQIARSIECQEGKAES